A DNA window from Deinococcus malanensis contains the following coding sequences:
- a CDS encoding ABC transporter ATP-binding protein: protein MTGEQHPPEPLLNVQNLTKTFPVRQGLLERWQGKPAKVVRALTDVNLSVQRGETLGLVGESGCGKSTLARCLVRLHQADTGSVRYDGQEVLVLQGDALRQYHRRVQMIFQDPFSSLNPRMTVGQTLQEVLTVHRLRPKAQQNERIDELLSLVGLPAEAAGRLPHEFSGGQRQRIGIARALALEPECIVADELVSALDVSVQAQVVNLLLELQEKLHLTVLFVAHDLRLVRHLSHRVAVMYLGRVVEVATTQDLFEQPAHPYTQALLAAAPLLEPGHRSEVSALTGELPSPLNVPSGCPFRTRCPHAFDRCVTERPELAEIRPLQQVACHLYDPVDREARQPAGAS, encoded by the coding sequence ATGACAGGCGAACAGCATCCCCCGGAACCCCTGCTGAACGTTCAGAACCTCACCAAAACCTTCCCTGTCCGGCAGGGCCTGCTGGAGCGCTGGCAGGGCAAACCCGCCAAGGTGGTGCGCGCCCTGACGGACGTGAACCTGAGCGTGCAGCGTGGCGAGACCCTCGGCCTGGTGGGCGAGAGCGGCTGTGGCAAATCCACGTTAGCCCGCTGTCTGGTGCGGCTTCATCAGGCGGACACGGGCAGCGTGCGGTACGACGGCCAGGAGGTGCTGGTGTTGCAAGGAGACGCGCTGCGGCAGTATCACCGCCGCGTGCAGATGATCTTTCAGGATCCCTTCTCCTCACTTAATCCCCGCATGACGGTCGGACAGACCCTGCAGGAAGTGCTTACCGTCCACCGGTTGCGACCGAAAGCGCAGCAGAACGAGCGGATTGATGAACTGCTGAGTCTGGTGGGACTACCGGCCGAGGCGGCTGGCCGACTGCCGCATGAATTCAGTGGGGGACAACGGCAGCGTATCGGAATTGCCCGCGCGCTGGCGCTTGAACCTGAATGCATCGTCGCCGACGAACTGGTGAGCGCCCTGGACGTGAGCGTGCAGGCTCAGGTGGTGAACCTGTTACTGGAACTGCAGGAGAAGCTGCACCTGACGGTGTTGTTTGTCGCGCACGACCTGCGCCTCGTCCGGCACCTCTCTCACCGGGTGGCCGTGATGTACCTTGGGCGGGTCGTGGAAGTCGCCACGACGCAGGACCTGTTCGAGCAGCCCGCTCATCCGTACACCCAGGCCCTGCTGGCCGCCGCTCCCCTCCTTGAGCCGGGACACCGGTCAGAGGTTTCCGCCCTGACGGGCGAGCTGCCCAGCCCGCTCAACGTCCCCAGTGGCTGCCCGTTCCGCACGCGCTGCCCCCACGCGTTCGACCGCTGCGTCACCGAGCGTCCCGAGCTCGCGGAGATCCGCCCTCTGCAGCAGGTGGCGTGTCATCTGTACGATCCCGTTGACCGGGAAGCCCGCCAGCCGGCTGGAGCCAGCTGA
- a CDS encoding ABC transporter permease, whose translation MNPTTAAAAPRRTRRRPKPTLVMGVLLLLPILAATFAPGLIAPYSPTDFDYSAILKGPSASHPFGTDNFGRDVFSRVVYGTRIDMQIALLTTLFPFVFGTLLGAFTGFVGRWPDTLVGRVADLVVVFPFLVLVIAIVAVLGPGLTNMYIAVSAVGWVAYWRLVRGEVLAQKETEYAQAARVLGFSPTRVLLRHILPNAVTPAIVYLMTDMSLGILLGASLGYLGLGAQPPTPEWGVMVADGKNFMVTAWWISGFPGLALTLAGVTFSLIGDGLADALRPRS comes from the coding sequence ATGAACCCCACAACAGCCGCCGCCGCACCGCGCCGGACGCGCAGGCGGCCGAAACCTACCCTGGTGATGGGTGTGCTGCTGCTGCTGCCTATTCTGGCCGCGACGTTCGCCCCGGGCCTCATCGCCCCCTACAGCCCCACCGATTTCGACTACTCGGCCATCCTGAAAGGTCCCAGCGCGAGTCACCCGTTCGGGACAGACAATTTCGGACGGGATGTGTTCAGCCGGGTCGTGTACGGCACCCGCATCGATATGCAGATTGCGCTCCTGACCACGCTCTTCCCCTTCGTATTCGGGACTCTGCTGGGCGCGTTCACAGGCTTTGTCGGCCGCTGGCCGGACACCCTGGTCGGCCGCGTCGCGGACCTGGTGGTGGTCTTCCCGTTCCTGGTGCTGGTCATCGCGATCGTCGCGGTCCTCGGGCCGGGCCTCACCAACATGTACATCGCGGTGAGTGCAGTCGGCTGGGTCGCGTATTGGCGTCTCGTGAGGGGAGAGGTGCTGGCCCAGAAGGAGACGGAGTACGCGCAAGCCGCGCGCGTCCTGGGATTCAGCCCCACGCGGGTCCTGCTGAGACACATTCTCCCGAATGCGGTCACGCCCGCCATCGTGTACCTCATGACCGACATGAGCCTCGGCATTCTGCTGGGCGCCTCACTCGGGTACCTCGGACTGGGCGCGCAACCCCCCACACCCGAGTGGGGCGTGATGGTCGCCGACGGCAAGAACTTTATGGTCACCGCGTGGTGGATCTCGGGATTCCCAGGTCTGGCCCTCACCCTGGCGGGCGTCACCTTCAGTCTGATCGGCGACGGTCTGGCCGACGCCCTGAGGCCCCGCTCATGA
- a CDS encoding ABC transporter permease: MRATYVLKRLLQIIPTFIAVLILVFLLVRLLPGDPASAILGDRATPEIVERTRRELGLDKPLPVQFGIFVQHLLRGDLGESSSLKVPVLRLIVERLPITLFLSVYAAIIAVLLAVPLAVLAAVRRNTWVDSLIRGVFQVALSLPVFYVALQLLTLLGAKLGWFPIGGYGETFRDHLYHLFLPALTLGFNLAAILVRTLRNSILEVLTAEYVEFARSKGLQSRVVMLRHVLRNALISTVTLLGLNIGALIGGAVITESVFAIPGVGRLMIDAIFGRDYPVIQGLTLVFAVLVSLVFLMTDLIHARLDPRVQHA; the protein is encoded by the coding sequence ATGCGCGCCACGTACGTCCTGAAGCGGCTCCTGCAGATCATTCCCACCTTCATCGCTGTGCTGATCCTGGTGTTCCTGCTGGTGCGGCTGCTGCCCGGCGACCCAGCAAGCGCCATCCTCGGCGACCGTGCCACACCTGAAATTGTGGAACGCACCAGGCGTGAACTGGGGCTCGACAAACCGCTGCCCGTTCAGTTCGGCATTTTCGTGCAACACCTGCTGCGCGGTGATCTCGGGGAGAGCAGCAGCCTGAAGGTCCCGGTGCTCCGGTTGATTGTGGAGCGCCTGCCGATCACGCTGTTCCTGTCTGTGTATGCCGCCATCATCGCCGTGCTGCTCGCTGTGCCTCTGGCGGTGCTCGCCGCCGTGCGCCGCAATACCTGGGTGGACAGCCTGATCCGCGGCGTTTTCCAGGTGGCCCTCTCCCTGCCGGTGTTCTACGTCGCGCTGCAGCTGCTCACCCTGCTCGGGGCGAAACTGGGTTGGTTTCCCATCGGGGGATACGGTGAGACCTTCAGGGACCATCTGTATCACCTCTTTCTGCCGGCCCTCACGCTTGGATTCAACCTCGCGGCCATCCTCGTGCGCACACTGCGCAACTCCATTCTGGAAGTTCTGACCGCGGAGTATGTGGAATTCGCCCGCTCCAAGGGCCTGCAGTCCCGGGTGGTGATGCTGCGGCACGTGCTGCGCAACGCCCTGATCTCCACCGTGACCCTGCTCGGACTGAACATCGGTGCCCTGATTGGTGGAGCCGTGATCACCGAGTCGGTCTTTGCCATTCCAGGCGTGGGCCGCCTGATGATCGACGCCATTTTCGGACGGGACTACCCGGTCATTCAGGGCCTCACCCTGGTGTTCGCGGTGCTGGTGTCGCTGGTGTTTCTGATGACGGACCTGATTCACGCCCGCCTTGACCCACGCGTGCAGCACGCATGA
- a CDS encoding ABC transporter ATP-binding protein: MTESASTILSVQNLNVHIPTPRGELHAVRGVDFDLQRGEVLGLVGESGSGKSVTLRALLQLHRKPIRVTGAVHYDGQNLMGLSEGRLRAVRGAQIGMIFQEPMTALNPVLTIGEQIRENLQEHRALRGRPAEDRAAELLDLVGIPSARTRLKDYPHQFSGGMRQRAMIAIALASEPRVLLADEPTTALDVTIQDQILRLILRLREQLGMSVILVTHDLGVVAQTCDRVAVMYAGRLVETAGVTDLFRQPRHAYTLGLMRSLPDIGAHRRPLQPIPGSPPDLRDIPQACAFSPRCSFSSQACFGAEPPLIPIRDGRASACVHHAELPGVVEVTS; this comes from the coding sequence ATGACCGAATCAGCGTCCACCATCCTGAGCGTCCAGAACCTAAACGTTCACATTCCGACCCCGCGGGGCGAACTGCACGCGGTGCGCGGCGTCGATTTCGATCTGCAGCGAGGCGAGGTGCTGGGCCTGGTTGGCGAGAGTGGCAGCGGTAAAAGCGTGACGCTCCGGGCCCTGCTGCAACTGCACCGCAAGCCCATCCGGGTCACGGGTGCGGTGCATTACGACGGGCAGAACCTGATGGGGCTGTCTGAAGGCCGGTTGCGCGCCGTGCGCGGCGCACAGATCGGCATGATCTTCCAGGAGCCGATGACCGCCCTGAACCCGGTGCTGACCATTGGAGAGCAGATCCGCGAGAACCTGCAGGAGCACCGCGCGCTCCGGGGCCGTCCAGCCGAGGACCGCGCCGCAGAACTCCTTGATCTGGTCGGCATCCCGAGCGCCCGCACCCGTCTGAAGGACTACCCGCACCAGTTCTCCGGAGGCATGCGTCAGCGCGCCATGATCGCCATCGCCCTCGCGTCGGAGCCGCGCGTGCTGCTGGCCGACGAACCGACCACCGCGCTGGACGTGACCATCCAGGACCAGATTCTCCGGCTGATCCTGCGACTCCGGGAGCAGCTCGGCATGAGTGTCATCCTGGTGACCCACGACCTTGGGGTGGTCGCACAGACCTGTGACCGGGTGGCCGTGATGTACGCCGGTCGCCTGGTGGAGACCGCAGGTGTGACTGACCTGTTCCGGCAGCCCAGGCATGCCTACACCCTCGGACTGATGCGCAGCCTGCCCGATATTGGCGCGCATCGCCGACCGCTGCAGCCTATTCCGGGTTCGCCCCCCGACCTGCGGGACATTCCCCAGGCGTGCGCCTTCAGCCCGCGCTGCAGTTTCAGCAGCCAAGCCTGCTTTGGCGCAGAACCTCCGCTTATCCCCATTCGTGACGGGCGGGCCAGTGCCTGCGTTCATCACGCCGAGCTGCCCGGTGTGGTTGAGGTGACCTCATGA